From the genome of Prunus persica cultivar Lovell chromosome G8, Prunus_persica_NCBIv2, whole genome shotgun sequence:
AACCTCATCACATTGATTAATATGGTATTCAGATATTTGAATACGTTTCCCAAGGTTTCGTTCCAAAGAAGTAACATCAAACTCATTAGGTTCAACTATGGGAGATGTGTGATGAGGTGGCTCAATTGATGGTGAAGCCTTGTCATTGTCTAACTTATCaccaccattttttttcttgaagaatgaatgaatagtttttgctattttatttGCTTGGTTTTGATGTGACATTATAACCTAATAACACATATCAACAATAAAACAATTTACTTTATAAagactaaataaataaaaataattaattttcacaTATATATTAGTTGTAAACACAAGAACAATGAAGGCAACTGAATGAAAAAGATTAAATTGAAGAATTATATATAAGAACTTTACCTTTATTGTGCGTTTGAATGATCGAATAGACTTTAGTAGAACGAAATAAAAAACGTTGTAGATATCTTTTGGGGACTGCTAGGCTAAGTTTCacaaatatctttttttttttcaagactGACTGGATACTTAATCATGTCAGACTAGGATCCTTAATTAAATGGGAAACCGCCAAGGCATatattgaaagaaaacaaaagggaataaaaaaagaaagcaacaacCCATATTCCCAAAAGAGCCCAGCGAGGAAGTAGTGCTCAAAGTGAGAAAGTTGAGAAaaagttgagaaaaaaaaaagggaataaaaaaagaaagcaacaacCCATCCCCAAATTTTTCCCATGCAATGtagtatttttatgttatgctACGTGtatatttgagaaaattttgtttttacccTTATGGCCCTCCTAATGTATGCATGCAATTTCtgaattttgctttcttttcttgtttgttgttATTATTAGACTATATTTTgttccttttattatttttggtattttaaaatttatgccTTGTTATGTGCTTCGaacatttaaatatttttcttattagaGCTTGAAGTTTTGCCTCCTTAAACTATAAATTTTAGCTCTGCCTTTGCTTGTGAATCACCTTCAAAAACCAAGTCCTCTAAACACAGATATTTAGCCCAAACTTAAAACCAATAGctttaacttccaaaaaagaagttaaaaccAATGGAACTCATCCTGTAATTTTAGTAGGACTTTTCCCATGTGTCTTATTAGAGCGGCGGGCGCTATCGATATAcgacacaaacaaaaaaaagagagcacATGAtgctattatatataatttcttttttcatttatttatttaaatatctaCGATTATTGTCACTATTTTTTGCCTATATATAATCAGGACCTTGTTGAGAGAAATTACACGATCAACAGTATCCAAGTATCGTTTTTTCGTAAATCGCAATTTCGTCCAATCGCTGAAAGGCCTTGGTGATTCTCCAATTTGGTAATCTGAAgatagaaaaccaaaatgatTCCAAACTTAACTTACCATTTGAGCATGGCCATGAGATCTTCAGATGTTGAGGGAGACAAGTACCGTTCTTATTTGAGTggagaaggagaaaagaaCACAACGTGGAGGTTTGGTGCCCCTCCTAGCTATGATGTTGTTAACAAGCTCTTTGAAGAAGGCAGAAccaaggtctctctctctctctctctctctctctctctctctctctctctctctctctctctctctctctctcatcattttttttcttggatgaTACGGATATCATGTTTCAGATATTTTCCCTAGACATCTAATTAGTTAAATATCTGACCTAAATGCCAACGGGGTATAGCTTAGTGATAAGAGCATTTCCCTTCAAATCAGTGATCTCAAGTTCAAACTCAATGACACCTCCCCTCCCCCTTCCAAactttgacaaaaataaaattaaaaaatttgccCCAAATTAACTCTACATGGAACTATATGTATGTCAGATTTGGCCACCTGGGTCACTAGGAGAAGAGGTGCAGAACCTTGTGAAGACATGGGAGATGGAGGTTTTTCATAAGAGCAGTTCCACCGGGATGACTGAGCCCAAggctggggggggggggccgaaaaaaaaattcgttcCAGAGGGGAGCCCAGGCCCGGGTTGcgtgtgggacccaccaactcggcCTGGCCCTCGGGCCAGTTCAGCCCGCGTGCGAAACCGAGGCTGATGACGTCACGGCTTGCGTCAGCGTGACGTCATCGCCCggtattaaattttttttaaaaaaaaatcgaattttttttttaaaattctaaaaaagtcagattttttcttctataaatacctatcaatacccttcactttcaacaccaatcctcatacattttcttctacttctaccattattcactctttatactcaacattttcctctctataccttatttccattttcaacatttaagtaaatgtctttgtccttttactttcatttatttttatattactccatttacttaagtttacaatgcaaataaggaagtaccccccatttggattcaaataaaaatactagaaaatcaaattcccactaaatcaaaatatgaaaaatcgattttagtgcaaaatacgatttaggctaaaaatgatggctcattaagtcaatatatacttcatattaaaatcccataaaatcaagttttcttatttgatgtgtaaggaatgaaagccgccaaaaattatcttgagaaaatgattattccgaaaaaccatttttcatacttagccaatattgcacctccgctaaaaaaattatgggtccGCCCgtgtctataaataccaaccaatactcttcacttttaacatcaaatcctcatacttttttttttctataaataccaactaatacaactaataaaataaaatcttatccgatatgaatagtattgacacgtaggaacccaaaaatcttatccgaaaatattatccaaattaattatttaagtaaaaaaaagttgtgaaaaaacaaaaaaatgaatagtaattgcccttagccatggcaatgggtagaaacacaaaatactatttgcaagggcaaccactattcacgtgaatagtggctgccctagctccacccttgccatggctaagggcaaatgggtggagttgctctaaggcCAACCTGGATGATTTCAAGACACTTGATCCCAACAATCACACTTTCAGCCTAAATGGTAATAACCATACAGTGATACATTATTtagtactaattaattaattaagaattgCAATAATCAATCATTAATGAACAATATATATCAGGAAGGAAAGGCATAACTCTGGAAGAAATGGGCAAACTTGGAGGGGGCTACAACCCCTTGCTTCAGACCTCACTGCCTGAGCATCTGAGGGGATATAATCCAGAGAAGGAGACATCAGAGTCATCCCATAAGGCTTTCACAACAACATTCCCTCGTGGGTTTGCCTTGGAGATCCTTCAAGTCTATTCTGGGCCGCCAGAGATTGTGTACAAATTCAGGCACTGGGGCTATGTGGAGGGCCCTTTCAAGGGCCATGCCCCAACTGGAGAATTGGTTGAAGTCTATGGAATGTCCATTTTTACGGTACTTTCTCTCGAACCCTGCTCGACCATAATTCAGAGAAAAATATAACGATGATATATcgttggagtttttttttttctcttttaatattACATTTCTCTAAATTATGGCTATTGAGCTCCTTTTAGCTAGATCCTTGGACATGCTTTTAAGTAAGTGAAAAGTACAACCAGGGTTTTCCAACGGGGTCTAGCCCAGTGAAAAAGAACCTTATAGATCAGTGGTCTTAGATTCGAATCCAATGACATCTTAGTAATTATAGAATACTCCCCTCCTCCAATATCtcttgtataaaataaaaaggtcaACGGGTTTTGAGCATCATCATCtacatatattttcatttctgttAATTAAAGAATTCTTTCTATCTGGAGCAAACAGGTGGATGAGCACAACAAAATTGTGAAGATCGAGTTCTTTTATGACCCTGGACAACTACTTGGAGGTCTTTTGAAGGGTGAAAAATTGGGTACTTCTTCCGAAGGGACAACCTCAAGCTGCCCTGTCCTGAGGACAGGGTAAATCTCCAAGTGTTCTATAAAACTTAATTGCATTGGTAGCTAGCTAGCACCAATAATTTATGCCCATATAGGCATACACAGGCTAGCTAGCTACTTGTATGTTTACGTTTCTGTCTATCAATGCTGAGAGTGTAAttcaagaaatatatattgaactTTGTGGATTGCATGTTACAAAACTGATGCATTTCACTGAAAAACATGGATTTACATGATTAGTGGAAAAACTTCCTTATCACCCATTTCAAGGGCGAAACCAATGGGTTAACTAGGGGTGTGGGCATAAAAACCAATGAATCAAAAAGACAAAACCGAGCCAGACGTGTTAGAACTTCCACACATATGTACACAAAAGATACTAACCTTGAGAAGCCATTGAAACTACACAGCAAAAGCAAAgatcttcctctctctctctctctctctctctctctctctctacacgTCTTATGCAGTCCTCAATCTAATATGGGATAAGGTTTGTGCGTGTATTTTGTGTATGAGAGTGGGGATCTAAGCCGTAGCTTTATAGCCTTATCACCTCCAGAATCCACAACCTGAGGATAGATATCCCTTGTTAATTATAGGACTTTACTTCACTTAGAAGAAACCGGCTAATCAAATGAAACCTTCCTCTTGTATATCCTTGGATTAGGTTTCCTAAATGGATATGTAAACTCGAATAAGGTTTTTACATTGTCCCACTTGAGTCAGTTCCTTGTGTGCACATAATAGAAAGGCCACTTGATAACAATATATATCTCAAACTTTGTGACAAATATCATCAACTCAATGGACTGCAGACATGATTTCCAGGTAAGATGGTATCATCCACCTATAATCACAACAAGCAATGATATGGTTAAAATCACATGACAAGTGAGCTGAACTGTGAAGTCTCACACTAGTCATGCGAATGGTCCTCTTTACGATTACTGCGTGATCTAACCTTAATGAACAGTTCCtcaaatcaacaaaaacatCTTCAATCATATTGCTAAGTTCATTGAAAACAAGAGCTATCATTCAATCATCAAACTGAAATTAACACATTTGACCTCTATGAACTACTCCCTCACAAGCAAATACTTGACATCCATATGCCTAACTCCAGAATACTGCCCCTTTATTGTCACAAAACAATTGCACTGGTCTTTCTATGGAGCTAACCACTTTCGAGTCTTGATGCTAGGCCAGCCGTTTAAcccgtcttaaaaaaaatttattttcatattccaataagatttttggtaCCAGACTGATTGTGATCCATTTGTAATTAGtacctaatttcttttttaaatggtTATCATCCTGCTctgatgaaaaattaaaaattaaaaatatctcATTTGCTAATTCAAAATCTTTAACATGTTTTTAAGTTGTTGGGTGTATTGGGTATTGAGTGTCTTTAGACACTTATTGCCTTTAACAACTCCCAAGCTTATGGCTCAACTTAATATTACATATAAAATCTGTCATTTCTTTGAACAGGTAAAACTATACAGAGGATGGATGAGATCATAGCTAGGGGTTTCTTTACACATTGTAGAAGCTTTAAATGGAATACGAAGACAACATTTCTTATCATGACAAACCATATATAATGTGTACATATTTACATAAAGAGGAATCGGCGCCGTATGATTCATGTCTGTACACTAATTCtgcttttctttgttgtgtATATTCCTCAGTTAGACTTCAACTTGTCCAAGTTATAAAATCTCTGCAAAATCAAGTATAACCAAACATATTAAaaaggttttttgtttttttgttttgttttcttgaacaTGTTAAAAGAAGATAATTGGTGAATGCTAAGTGCTTGAAGAATAATACTGCACCAGAATGGAGTGGATCTGCTCCAGATAAGGCACAAGTAAGGAAAGAAAGGTCTCaatttcaactttcaaattgtcatagttttcatctttttccaTGAGGCTACTAAAGAAGGTTTCATTGTCAGGCACTAGCATGAGAGCTACCTGCAAACATTATATTTGTTAGTCCAAGCAGAATTTGAAacttttatctatatatataaagctcGACTTATGTATTTAAATTGGAGACAATAATAGTGCAACTCGAGCGAGGTGAAAGACATAGGCCCATATCCATGTCACTTGAGCTAAATGTGCTCATGGGCCGGTCCAGACCTTTTAACCAGAGATTTGACCAACTCCATctaagaaataataaatttgaagtAAAAAGAAGGTAGTACTTTAGAAGCAGCTGATGAAATCCATCTATGCGATGGCTTCAAAGTGAGGTTATAAGACTCTTCCACTGCCTGCTTCATATTCTTCCCAGGATCTCttaataaattttgaaacaaTGCCACAGTAAAATCAAGGGATCTGGATGTAAAACAAATCAATTAGTTtacaagaaaaatgaagaatcgTGTGCATATACAGTTGATAAATCCAAGAATATATGCACCTAAACAGTGGGTTATGTCTATCTAAGGTTGTTAGCATTTGCATAAAATGACAATTTTGATGGCGTATGTAACGTCCAACTCAAGAAATGTAAAAGTGGGCTGTTTATTATTGGATCGATTACACAGCTGAGTGATGTGACGTAATTGAAACAATTGTTTAACTCTTGCTTAGCTTTGGCTGGATTTCTAGTTTCCATTAAAGtaaacaatgaaaatgagGATTAAGGCTGGGGTTGTACTGTCAATGGGCCTAGTACATTGAAAAAGGATATTGATTTATATATCAGGTCTCAGAGTTAATTGTGTATGTGTGTAAAAAACTCATTTattatagtttaaactatcgttTGAATTGTACTAGTAATAATGTtaactttgaaattaaaattaagcggtacaaaaaaaagaagaagaagaaattctcGAAACCAAAACAAGAGAGCATATGCATGACAGTTCATACATCATAAACTAATACGTGTTTGTCGTTAATTAAATCAAGCTGACTTTGATTTATGAGTTACTAGAAAGGTAAAGACTAAGTATGAAGTACAGATAAAAGTAAGTTGGGTAACAGTAGATTTGGAATAAATTTATTAAggatttattttgttgttgattttaGTTAAATATGTTAGTCAAGGACAAACACAATTACCAGATGAGCTAAACAAAATTACCTGGTGAGCCAAACGAAGGCTCTACTAGAACTAGTAACATTTCTTGCAATGCCTTCggtcttctccattttcaataTCTCAACCATATTTGAATATGTTGAAGGGTCAGATTCATGTTTCACTTCCAGTCTCTGCACACAGTAACAAATAAAATGGTAACTAATCAAGGCCTCATGGTAACAAATTTAGAACCGACAAAATCATGTTTTCTTTACAAAGATATATCTTGTGAGattaatctaaattattttgattaaattaattgttatgaattacattttaaatttatgaCCAGACATTGTGTCGGAAGTCTGATAAGAGAACATTATCCTATATACAGGCGTGTGTTAATGCGTATTTGTATTGTCCTTAGATATTGATTGAATAGATTACTAAAATATATACACAGATGCATACATCAATATATGTAAGCTTGGTTTTGCAATTACCCGAATATTCTGATGAATATCTTGCCTGAGAACAGCCATTGTTGGTCCAATTTTATCTGCAAAAAGGTAAACGACTATAAAATTCAATGGGTATTTtcccacagagagagagagagagagagagagagagagagagagagagagagagagagagagagagagagagagagagagaccaagAACTTGAAGAAGCAAGCTGCAGAGAGAAAGGAAAGGCCTTGTGGGAATATGGGCAGCCTCGTGATTGATAAAGGCAGCATCACGAGCATGTGCATAATCATCAACATCACCATGTTCAGCAACTGGGACCAATGTTGCACTTTTAACTTTGACCATCGCCGAGAGTTCTTCAATGG
Proteins encoded in this window:
- the LOC18766478 gene encoding pathogen-related protein, which codes for MAMRSSDVEGDKYRSYLSGEGEKNTTWRFGAPPSYDVVNKLFEEGRTKIWPPGSLGEEVQNLVKTWEMEVFHKANLDDFKTLDPNNHTFSLNGRKGITLEEMGKLGGGYNPLLQTSLPEHLRGYNPEKETSESSHKAFTTTFPRGFALEILQVYSGPPEIVYKFRHWGYVEGPFKGHAPTGELVEVYGMSIFTVDEHNKIVKIEFFYDPGQLLGGLLKGEKLGTSSEGTTSSCPVLRTG
- the LOC18766914 gene encoding glycolipid transfer protein 2, encoding MKRKIMDQNKGSEIMCAIEELSAMVKVKSATLVPVAEHGDVDDYAHARDAAFINHEAAHIPTRPFLSLCSLLLQVLDKIGPTMAVLRQDIHQNIRRLEVKHESDPSTYSNMVEILKMEKTEGIARNVTSSSRAFVWLTRSLDFTVALFQNLLRDPGKNMKQAVEESYNLTLKPSHRWISSAASKVALMLVPDNETFFSSLMEKDENYDNLKVEIETFLSLLVPYLEQIHSILRFYNLDKLKSN